The following proteins are encoded in a genomic region of Hymenobacter siberiensis:
- the atpD gene encoding F0F1 ATP synthase subunit beta, producing MANTGKITQVIGPVVDVSFAGENTKLPNILDALQVTKENGQVVVLECQQHLGEDRVRTIAMDSTEGLARGAEVRDLGAPISMPTGDGVKGRLFNVIGEAIDGIPQPKSGPRLSIHRNAPAFEELATSSEVFFTGIKVIDLLAPYVKGGKIGLFGGAGVGKTVLIQELINNVAKAYEGLSVFAGVGERTREGNDLLREFIESNIILYGDAFKHSMEEGGWDLSKVDMAAMEKSQATLVFGQMNEPPGARARVALSGLTIAESFRDGDGTGAGRDILFFIDNIFRFTQAGSEVSALLGRMPSAVGYQPTLATEMGAMQERITSTKRGSITSVQAVYVPADDLTDPAPANTFAHLDATTVLSRKIAELGIYPAVDPLDSTSRILSADILGDEHYNTAQRVKELLQRYKELQDIIAILGMDELSEEDKQVVNRARRVQRFLSQPFFVAEQFTGLKGVLVDIKDTIKGFNEIIDGKYDHLPEAAFNLVGNIEDAVAKGERLIAEAK from the coding sequence ATGGCCAATACCGGCAAAATCACCCAGGTCATCGGACCCGTCGTGGACGTGAGCTTCGCGGGTGAAAACACGAAGCTGCCCAACATTCTCGACGCCCTCCAAGTAACCAAAGAGAACGGCCAAGTGGTAGTGCTGGAATGCCAGCAGCACCTGGGCGAGGACCGGGTTCGGACCATTGCCATGGACTCGACCGAGGGCCTGGCCCGTGGCGCGGAAGTACGCGACCTGGGTGCTCCCATCTCGATGCCCACCGGCGACGGCGTGAAAGGCCGCCTGTTCAACGTGATTGGCGAAGCCATTGACGGCATCCCGCAGCCCAAGAGCGGGCCGCGCTTGTCCATTCACCGCAACGCCCCGGCGTTTGAGGAGCTGGCTACTTCTTCGGAAGTATTCTTCACCGGTATCAAGGTTATCGACTTGCTCGCGCCTTATGTGAAGGGTGGCAAGATTGGTTTGTTCGGGGGTGCCGGCGTAGGCAAAACCGTACTGATTCAGGAGCTTATCAACAACGTGGCCAAGGCCTACGAAGGTCTGTCGGTTTTTGCCGGCGTGGGTGAGCGTACCCGTGAGGGCAACGACCTGCTGCGTGAATTCATTGAGTCCAACATCATTCTGTACGGCGATGCCTTCAAGCATTCGATGGAAGAAGGTGGCTGGGACCTGAGCAAGGTGGACATGGCGGCGATGGAAAAATCGCAGGCTACCCTCGTGTTCGGCCAGATGAACGAGCCCCCCGGAGCCCGTGCCCGCGTGGCCCTGTCGGGGCTGACCATTGCCGAGAGCTTCCGCGATGGCGACGGCACCGGTGCCGGCCGCGACATCCTGTTCTTTATCGACAACATTTTCCGCTTCACGCAGGCAGGTTCGGAAGTATCGGCTCTCTTGGGTCGTATGCCTTCGGCCGTGGGTTACCAGCCTACGCTGGCCACCGAAATGGGTGCCATGCAGGAGCGTATCACCTCCACCAAGCGCGGTTCTATCACGTCGGTACAGGCCGTTTACGTGCCGGCTGATGACTTGACTGACCCGGCCCCGGCCAACACCTTTGCCCACTTGGACGCCACGACGGTACTGAGCCGCAAAATCGCTGAGCTGGGCATCTACCCGGCCGTTGACCCGCTGGACTCGACCTCGCGCATCCTGTCGGCCGACATCCTCGGCGACGAGCACTACAACACCGCCCAGCGCGTGAAAGAGCTGCTCCAGCGCTACAAGGAATTGCAGGACATCATCGCCATTCTGGGTATGGACGAGCTGAGCGAAGAGGATAAGCAGGTTGTGAACCGCGCCCGTCGCGTGCAGCGTTTCCTGTCGCAGCCCTTCTTCGTGGCTGAGCAGTTCACCGGCCTCAAAGGCGTACTGGTTGATATCAAAGACACCATCAAAGGCTTCAACGAAATCATCGACGGCAAGTACGACCACCTCCCCGAGGCGGCGTTCAACCTCGTTGGTAACATCGAGGATGCCGTGGCCAAAGGCGAGCGCCTGATTGCAGAAGCCAAGTAA
- the atpC gene encoding ATP synthase F1 subunit epsilon, whose translation MHLEIITPDRKVFEGEVTAAQFPGANGAFEVLNNHAPLIAALKAGDVTLTGGAGGREVIRIEGGVVEVLRNNVIVLAEGAVA comes from the coding sequence ATGCATTTAGAAATCATCACCCCCGACCGCAAGGTATTCGAAGGCGAAGTGACGGCGGCCCAGTTTCCGGGGGCCAATGGCGCGTTTGAAGTGCTGAATAATCACGCTCCGCTCATTGCCGCGCTGAAAGCCGGCGACGTGACGCTGACCGGCGGTGCCGGTGGCCGCGAGGTTATCCGCATCGAAGGCGGCGTGGTGGAAGTGCTGCGTAACAACGTGATAGTGCTGGCCGAAGGCGCAGTGGCGTAA
- a CDS encoding AI-2E family transporter translates to MRSSDPFVAVENIYTPRQRYVLLVASLIGLGALMVFGLAQYLTAFLAAGILFVVFRPWWLALVYQRRWNRQMVVVGILLVTVVVLVIPFYALTSLLLDRLIAFAQNPNRLLEVIHKLEKATGFQLTEQLNVRQLLLQGAAKVTSWLPTLASSALNFLVIVGLMLFTMYYMFMQETFFLLGLHRYLPFRNETLQELGESLQNNVNANVLGQVLVSVVQGVLTGATLLIFGVPDAVFWGVVAFFAAFLPVLGTPLVWGPAALYQFSQGNKGQAIGILLVGFILIMNIDNVLRIVLAKRMGNIHPLITLVGIVLGVEIFGIIGLVVGPLLVSYFMVLMEVFRRENRQHMKLVVNSPPEHKPVIPTPEKTE, encoded by the coding sequence ATGAGATCTTCGGACCCATTTGTTGCCGTTGAAAATATTTATACTCCCCGGCAGCGCTATGTGCTGCTGGTAGCCTCGTTGATTGGACTGGGGGCCCTGATGGTGTTTGGGCTGGCGCAGTACCTCACGGCGTTTCTGGCGGCGGGCATCCTGTTCGTGGTGTTTCGGCCGTGGTGGCTGGCGCTGGTATACCAGCGGCGCTGGAACCGGCAGATGGTGGTGGTGGGTATTCTGCTGGTGACGGTGGTGGTACTCGTGATTCCGTTCTACGCCCTGACTTCGCTGCTGCTCGACCGTCTAATTGCCTTCGCTCAGAACCCCAACCGGCTGCTGGAGGTGATTCACAAGCTGGAAAAAGCCACCGGCTTCCAGCTGACTGAACAGTTGAACGTGCGCCAGCTGCTGCTGCAGGGTGCGGCCAAAGTCACGAGCTGGCTGCCCACGCTGGCCAGCAGCGCCCTCAACTTCCTGGTGATTGTGGGCCTGATGCTGTTCACGATGTACTACATGTTTATGCAGGAAACGTTCTTTCTGCTGGGACTGCACCGCTACCTGCCGTTCCGCAACGAGACGCTGCAGGAACTGGGTGAGTCGCTGCAAAACAATGTGAATGCCAACGTGCTGGGCCAGGTGCTGGTGTCGGTGGTGCAGGGCGTGCTCACGGGGGCCACGCTGCTGATTTTTGGGGTGCCCGACGCGGTTTTTTGGGGTGTGGTGGCCTTTTTTGCGGCGTTTCTGCCGGTGCTGGGCACGCCGCTGGTGTGGGGGCCGGCCGCGCTCTATCAGTTTTCGCAGGGGAATAAGGGGCAGGCCATCGGGATTTTGCTGGTGGGTTTCATCCTGATTATGAACATCGATAACGTGCTGCGCATCGTGTTGGCCAAGCGCATGGGCAATATTCACCCGCTGATAACGCTGGTGGGCATTGTGCTGGGCGTGGAGATATTCGGCATCATCGGGCTGGTGGTGGGGCCGCTGCTGGTGTCGTATTTTATGGTATTGATGGAAGTGTTTCGGCGCGAAAACCGCCAGCACATGAAGCTGGTGGTGAATAGCCCGCCCGAACACAAACCGGTTATTCCGACCCCGGAGAAAACGGAGTGA
- a CDS encoding trans-sulfuration enzyme family protein, whose amino-acid sequence MDQPNIQPKITPIYQTSVFKFEDLDAVQQYFDEPGSRYLYSRNGNPNSDELATAVAHWEGGAGAVATGSGMAAIFAALLTYCQAGDHVLCAADIYGGSAALLNLELARLGIAVTYVPFDSLYNLAAYVQPTSRLLLCETMSNPLLRVVDLRAAADECHRHGLKLVVDNTFSTPVLTRPLAYGADLVLHSVTKYLAGHSDVTAGAVVARTLEDVARLRQIGIVFGLTLSPMESWLAVRGMKTIRLRVAAHSENALVVAEFLNEHPAVQAVYYPGLPGHPQHALATLQGAGRFGGMLSFRLPDDAAMVNRFMQRSQRFPFAPSLAGVDSSCSHPLYTSHRALTDAQRAELGITVGLVRLSVGIEPVEELLADLAHALD is encoded by the coding sequence ATGGACCAACCCAATATTCAGCCTAAAATCACGCCCATCTACCAAACGTCGGTTTTCAAGTTTGAAGACCTTGACGCGGTGCAGCAATACTTCGACGAGCCGGGCAGCCGCTACCTGTACTCGCGCAACGGCAACCCCAACTCCGATGAGCTGGCCACCGCCGTGGCCCACTGGGAAGGTGGCGCGGGCGCGGTAGCCACGGGCTCGGGCATGGCAGCCATTTTCGCGGCGCTGCTAACCTACTGCCAGGCCGGCGACCACGTGCTGTGCGCGGCCGATATCTACGGCGGCTCGGCGGCGCTGCTGAACCTGGAGCTGGCGCGGCTGGGCATTGCGGTGACGTACGTGCCGTTTGATAGCCTGTACAACCTGGCGGCCTACGTGCAGCCCACTTCCCGGCTGCTGCTTTGTGAAACGATGAGCAACCCGCTGCTGCGCGTGGTAGACCTGCGCGCCGCCGCCGACGAATGCCACCGCCACGGCCTGAAACTGGTGGTCGATAACACGTTTTCGACGCCCGTGCTCACCCGGCCGCTGGCCTACGGGGCCGACCTCGTGCTGCACAGCGTGACCAAATACCTGGCCGGCCACTCCGACGTGACGGCCGGGGCCGTGGTGGCCCGCACCCTGGAAGATGTGGCCCGCCTGCGCCAGATTGGCATCGTGTTCGGCCTCACGCTGAGCCCTATGGAAAGCTGGCTGGCCGTGCGCGGTATGAAAACCATTCGCCTGCGCGTGGCCGCCCACAGCGAAAACGCGCTGGTAGTAGCCGAGTTTCTGAACGAGCATCCGGCCGTGCAGGCCGTGTATTATCCGGGCTTGCCCGGACACCCGCAGCACGCGCTGGCCACATTGCAGGGCGCAGGGCGCTTCGGTGGCATGCTCTCGTTCCGGCTGCCGGATGATGCGGCCATGGTTAACCGCTTCATGCAGCGCAGCCAGCGGTTTCCGTTTGCGCCCTCGCTGGCGGGGGTCGATTCGTCGTGCTCGCACCCGCTCTATACCTCGCACCGCGCCCTGACCGATGCGCAGCGGGCCGAATTGGGCATCACCGTGGGGCTGGTGCGGCTGAGTGTAGGCATTGAACCGGTGGAGGAGCTACTGGCCGATTTGGCCCACGCGCTGGACTAG
- a CDS encoding DegT/DnrJ/EryC1/StrS family aminotransferase: MRSQDYDRLYLSPPHLGRHEMNYVHKAIEDNWVAPAGPNITGFEADICAAVGVPYAVALNSGTAAIHLGLILLGVEPGDEVLCPSFTFVATANPIVYLGATPVFVDSEAETWNICPERLREAIVDRIAKGRKPKALILVHLYGMPARLPEILALATEFDIPILEDAAEALGSEWEQQPLGSFGRVGVFSFNGNKILTTSGGGALVTHDKALADKARFLATQAKDDAPYYQHSETGYNYRLSNILAGIGRGQMELLPERVKRRRQIFDWYREHLAAVPGLTVALAPEPAGSRANRWLTTILVASPDPENHAPAPTPEAVRLHLETRNIESRPLWKPLHLQPLFAAAPMYGGAVCEDLFARGLCLPSGTAMGDGELRRVKEALTVALG, from the coding sequence ATGCGCAGCCAGGATTACGACCGTCTCTACCTCTCCCCTCCCCACCTCGGCCGACACGAAATGAACTACGTGCACAAGGCCATTGAGGACAATTGGGTGGCTCCGGCCGGACCAAATATCACGGGCTTCGAGGCCGACATTTGCGCGGCGGTGGGCGTGCCATATGCAGTAGCGCTGAACTCGGGCACGGCGGCCATTCACTTGGGGCTGATTTTGTTGGGCGTAGAGCCGGGCGATGAGGTGCTGTGTCCTTCCTTCACCTTCGTAGCCACAGCCAACCCCATTGTGTACCTCGGGGCCACGCCGGTGTTTGTGGACAGCGAGGCCGAAACCTGGAACATCTGCCCCGAGCGCCTGCGCGAGGCCATCGTGGACCGCATCGCCAAGGGCCGCAAGCCCAAAGCCCTAATCCTGGTACACCTCTACGGAATGCCCGCCAGGTTGCCCGAAATCCTGGCCCTGGCAACAGAATTCGACATTCCCATCCTCGAAGACGCGGCCGAAGCCCTAGGCTCGGAGTGGGAGCAGCAGCCGCTGGGCAGCTTTGGACGGGTGGGCGTGTTCTCCTTCAATGGCAACAAGATTCTGACCACCAGCGGCGGCGGCGCGCTCGTGACCCACGACAAGGCCCTGGCCGACAAAGCCCGCTTCCTGGCCACCCAGGCCAAAGACGACGCCCCCTACTACCAGCACTCCGAAACCGGCTACAACTACCGCCTGAGCAACATCCTGGCCGGCATCGGGCGGGGCCAGATGGAGCTGCTGCCCGAGCGCGTGAAGCGCCGCCGCCAGATTTTCGACTGGTACCGCGAGCACCTCGCCGCCGTGCCCGGCCTCACGGTGGCGCTGGCCCCGGAGCCGGCCGGCAGCCGCGCCAACCGCTGGCTCACCACCATCCTCGTGGCCTCGCCCGACCCGGAAAACCACGCCCCCGCCCCTACGCCCGAGGCCGTGCGGCTGCACCTCGAAACCCGCAACATCGAGAGCCGGCCGCTGTGGAAGCCGCTGCACCTGCAGCCCCTGTTTGCCGCCGCCCCCATGTACGGCGGCGCGGTGTGCGAAGACCTATTTGCCCGGGGCCTGTGCCTGCCCAGCGGCACCGCGATGGGCGACGGCGAGCTGCGCCGCGTGAAAGAGGCCCTGACGGTGGCGCTGGGCTAA
- a CDS encoding four helix bundle protein, whose product MELEGTVLHKSFVFAKRIAKLYKHLLAQGQPRALADQLLRSGTSICANMEEATGGFSRRDFAAKCGIAYKEARETHYWLRLLSETECLNFRLAESLLTDAKELRHMLSAIVCSTRENSQLLTDN is encoded by the coding sequence ATGGAATTGGAAGGAACGGTATTGCATAAGAGCTTTGTGTTTGCAAAACGCATTGCAAAGCTCTATAAGCACTTATTGGCGCAGGGACAACCCCGAGCTTTGGCCGACCAGCTGCTTCGTAGCGGCACTTCAATATGCGCTAATATGGAGGAGGCGACAGGCGGCTTTTCCCGCCGCGACTTTGCCGCTAAATGCGGCATCGCCTACAAAGAAGCCCGCGAAACCCATTATTGGCTGCGCCTGCTCAGCGAAACCGAATGCCTGAATTTTCGCCTGGCCGAATCATTATTGACTGATGCCAAAGAGTTACGCCACATGCTGAGCGCCATCGTTTGCTCCACCCGCGAAAACTCCCAACTCTTAACTGATAACTGA